A stretch of Vibrio aphrogenes DNA encodes these proteins:
- the nagC gene encoding DNA-binding transcriptional regulator NagC has translation MNGGQIGNVDLVKQLNSAAVYRLIDQQGPISRIQVADVSQLAPASVTKITRQLLERGLIKEVAQQASTGGRRAISLTTETAPFHSIAIRLGRDYIQLSLYDLSSFELASQHAPFKYDKQQDLLDGLVLHTQAFINQHKGLIDQLIAIGVTLPGLVNPETGVVEYMPNTEIDNLSLGKLLSDTFGVETFVGNDIRGLALAEHYFGASQDCQDSILVSVYRGTGAGIIVNGQVFLGSNRNVGEIGHIQIEPLGDRCHCGNFGCLETIAANSAIIAHVQSRLDQGFPSSLAKLDTLTMTTICEHANQGDELAVQSLTRVGHYLGKAIAMTVNLFNPQKIVIAGELVKSKEIIFQAIQRNIESHSLATFHQNLPIVESQLYQKPTIGAFAMIKRAMLNGVLLQKLLGE, from the coding sequence ATGAATGGCGGACAAATTGGTAATGTAGATTTAGTAAAACAACTGAACAGCGCAGCTGTCTATCGATTAATCGACCAACAAGGGCCGATTTCACGAATACAGGTTGCCGATGTTAGCCAATTAGCCCCCGCCAGTGTCACTAAGATTACTCGCCAGCTGTTAGAGCGAGGTTTAATTAAAGAAGTAGCGCAACAAGCCTCAACGGGTGGCCGACGCGCTATTTCTTTGACCACTGAAACCGCTCCCTTTCATTCTATTGCTATCCGTTTAGGGCGCGATTATATTCAATTGAGTTTGTATGATCTCAGTAGTTTTGAGTTGGCAAGCCAACATGCCCCCTTCAAATACGATAAGCAGCAAGACTTACTCGATGGTCTTGTTCTGCATACCCAAGCTTTTATCAATCAACACAAAGGGCTAATCGATCAATTGATTGCTATTGGTGTGACGCTTCCTGGCCTAGTCAACCCTGAAACTGGGGTGGTTGAATACATGCCTAATACCGAAATAGATAATCTCTCTTTAGGCAAGTTATTAAGCGATACTTTTGGCGTTGAAACCTTCGTGGGTAACGATATCCGCGGTCTCGCCTTAGCTGAACACTATTTTGGTGCGAGTCAAGATTGCCAAGATTCCATTCTTGTCAGTGTTTATCGTGGCACAGGTGCCGGCATCATTGTGAACGGTCAAGTATTTTTAGGCTCTAACCGTAATGTTGGCGAAATTGGTCATATCCAAATTGAACCACTTGGTGATCGATGCCATTGCGGTAACTTTGGCTGTTTAGAAACTATTGCCGCTAACTCCGCTATTATTGCTCATGTACAGTCTCGTCTTGATCAAGGATTTCCATCCAGTTTAGCGAAATTAGACACTCTAACCATGACGACGATTTGTGAACACGCCAATCAAGGTGATGAACTGGCAGTGCAATCACTCACTCGGGTCGGCCATTATCTTGGCAAAGCCATTGCCATGACAGTAAACTTATTTAATCCACAAAAAATCGTTATCGCGGGTGAGCTAGTGAAATCGAAAGAGATCATTTTCCAAGCGATTCAACGTAATATCGAAAGTCATTCACTCGCGACTTTCCATCAAAACCTTCCCATTGTGGAATCCCAGTTATACCAAAAACCCACTATTGGGGCTTTT